The proteins below are encoded in one region of Triticum aestivum cultivar Chinese Spring chromosome 1B, IWGSC CS RefSeq v2.1, whole genome shotgun sequence:
- the LOC123138960 gene encoding uncharacterized protein, whose translation MARHPRPPSPCPSPPPAPPSDPAAAVAFDPVEEWLLDDFDFDQAMASELPKSFGLGEAAAAGPCGIDFASVSGGGGLGLDQIVKEGEDAPPGVLLEVKKEAVMLLGGGLGGEPGPDQPPVLGIGDFVAEGDGLGAAIDAEMCTVAAGDADASTVAAVHSAASTVAPVDAEMSAVAAVAADNITMSAVDSDTSVVAAVHAETITRASVDAEMSTAGALHSDTSTVAAVDADTSTNASVDAEMSSGALVNEEVERGGGKEEEEDNKDKESESSEDEELSEASSSSDDDEEEPAKNDEESSEASSSSDEEVLVAKKHSGPSDMEALLEEGELMVGLEDEDDDETPKGPIKSKHEVEVFPPVPKIEVQLEPHHKALPVGTITAIMGERVIVEGSVEHSPLTEGSILWITESRTPLGIVDEIFGPVKNPYYLVRYNSAEEVPAGISAGTTVCFVAEFADHILNMKELYAKGYDESADHDEEADEPEFSDDEQEAEYKRSLRLVKRQTDRPHDSKKPSGDKKRAQTRGAGFRNDMPPRTHDTPTSGHQSQRRFHRSDMADSVTHQSGQQNYLMSTPRDMPPRIHDASTPDRRPQPRFHRSDMATAVADSATRQTGPQNFPMSAPTMLPSISMNHAMPSPVQLANQMGSCFINPQQFSQQPNMVWPGGLPPPGQPNMGVDGAALAANIMQNILMGANQFQQYLQNQNFGGFPNGMPMAQQQFMPGSTMSANMMPFGGPPVNHPFGQASQFPMGQGNFGQFPHMTGNQAPPAGFPNTQGFGRFPSQHEDGDQPPGNANMQGDGRLPSPHGDGGQPPMQFNSLPSPHGDGGQPPMQFNSLPSPHGDGGQPPMQFNSLPSPRGDGGQPPMKFNSGQFNQGNSSFRGRRPQQRGGRHSPGRGGGGGRHRK comes from the exons ATGGCTCGCCATCCTAGGCCCCCGTCCCCCTGCccctccccgccgcccgcgcccccctccgacccggccgccgccgtcgccttcgaCCCCGTCGAGGAGTGGCTCCTCGACGACTTCGACTTCGACCAGGCCATGGCGAGCGAGCTGCCCAAGAGCTTCGGcctcggcgaggcggcggccgctGGTCCGTGCGGGATTGATTTTGCGTCGGTGTCCGGAGGCGGCGGGTTGGGCTTGGACCAAATCGTGAAAGAGGGGGAGGATGCTCCTCCCGGCGTCCTGTTGGAGGTCAAGAAGGAGGCCGTGATGCTGCTGGGCGGTGGATTGGGCGGGGAGCCTGGCCCGGACCAGCCTCCCGTGTTGGGGATTGGCGATTTCGTTGCAGAAGGGGATGGTTTGGGGGCAGCGATTGATGCTGAGATGTGTACTGTAGCTGCTGGTGATGCTGATGCTAGTACCGTAGCTGCCGTTCATTCTGCGGCTAGCACCGTAGCTCCCGTTGATGCTGAGATGAGTGCAgtagctgctgttgctgctgacaATATTACCATGTCTGCTGTTGACTCTGACACTAGTGTCGTAGCTGCTGTTCATGCCGAGACTATTACTAGGGCTTCTGTTGACGCTGAGATGAGCACCGCAGGTGCTCTTCATTCTGATACTAGTACCGTAGCTGCCGTTGATGCTGATACTAGTACCAATGCTTCTGTTGATGCTGAGATGAGTTCTGGGGCCTTGGTAAATGAGGAAGTGGAGCGTGGGggaggcaaggaggaggaggaggacaacaaGGACAAAGAGTCGGAGAGCAGTGAGGATGAGGAATTAAGTGAAGCCTCATCGAgcagtgatgatgatgaggaggagccggCCAAGAATGATGAGGAGTCAAGTGAAGCCTCGTCGAGCAGTGATGAGGAAGTGCTGGTGGCCAAAAAGCATAGTGGTCCCAGTGACATGGAGGCCCTCCTTGAAGAGGGTGAACTGATGGTTGGActcgaggatgaggatgatgacgaaACACCAAAGGGTCCTATCAAGTCCAAACATGAAGTAGAG GTATTTCCTCCAGTTCCAAAGATTGAAGTGCAGTTGGAACCACATCATAAGGCACTTCCAGTGGGAACAATTACAGCT ATCATGGGGGAGAGAGTGATTGTTGAAGGATCAGTGGAACACAGTCCCCTGACTGAGGGTTCTATACTCTGGATAACTGAGAGCAGGACACCACTTGGCATTGTTGATGAAATATTTGGACCTGTGAAAAACCCTTACTATCTTGTGCGGTATAATTCCGCGGAAGAAGTGCCTGCTGGGATCAGTGCAGGAACTACTGTCTGTTTTGTTGCGGAGTTTGCAGATCATATCCTAAATATGAAGGAGCTATATGCCAAAGGCTATGATGAATCTGCTGACCATGATGAGGAGGCAGATGAACCTGAATTCTCTGATGATGAGCAGGAGGCTGAGTACAAAAGATCACTACGACTGGTAAAAAGGCAGACTGATAGGCCGCATGATTCTAAGAAACCTTCTGGTGACAAGAAGAGGGCGCAGACCAGGGGTGCTGGATTTCGAAATGACATGCCACCGAGGACCCACGATACACCGACATCTGGTCACCAGTCACAGCGTCGTTTCCATCGCTCGGATATGGCTGACAGTGTGACACATCAGTCGGGTCAACAAAATTATCTGATGAGTACACCAAGGGACATGCCACCTAGAATCCATGATGCATCAACACCAGATCGCCGACCACAGCCTCGATTTCACCGGTCTGATATGGCAACTGCTGTTGCTGACAGCGCAACACGACAAACGGGTCCTCAAAACTTCCCTATGAGCGCACCAACAATGCTGCCATCAATCTCAATGAATCATGCTATGCCATCACCTGTTCAACTTGCAAATCAGATGGGCAGTTGCTTCATCAATCCACAGCAGTTCTCTCAGCAGCCAAATATGGTTTGGCCCGGCGGGCTTCCACCTCCAGGGCAGCCAAACATGGGAGTTGATGGAGCTGCTCTTGCAGCTAATATTATGCAGAATATACTTATGGGAGCCAACCAGTTCCAGCAGTATTTACAGAATCAGAACTTTGGTGGCTTCCCAAATGGAATGCCCATGGCCCAGCAACAATTTATGCCAGGGAGCACAATGAGTGCAAACATGATGCCATTTGGTGGACCGCCGGTAAATCATCCTTTTGGTCAGGCATCTCAATTTCCTATGGGGCAAGGCAACTTTGGTCAGTTTCCACACATGACTGGCAACCAAGCGCCACCTGCTGGATTTCCCAACACCCAAGGATTTGGGCGCTTCCCATCACAACATGAAGATGGAGATCAGCCTCCTGGAAATGCAAACATGCAAGGAGATGGGCGCCTCCCATCACCACACGGAGATGGAGGCCAGCCTCCTATGCAGTTCAATTCCCTACCATCACCGCACGGAGATGGAGGCCAGCCTCCTATGCAGTTCAATTCGCTACCATCACCCCACGGAGATGGAGGTCAGCCTCCTATGCAGTTCAATTCGCTACCTTCGCCCCGTGGAGATGGAGGTCAGCCTCCTATGAAATTCAATTCGGGGCAGTTTAATCAGGGGAACTCATCCTTCCGTGGTAGAAGACCACAACAACGTGGAGGCCGACATTCACCAGggagaggtggtggtggcggacggCATCGCAAGTAG